The Flavobacterium jumunjinense genome includes a region encoding these proteins:
- a CDS encoding V-type ATP synthase subunit I domain-containing protein — MSTKNDASQTLFRMVSLRNPQLTEIKSRNLGFIQRPNGATGIFDVVIKNRPANSTKISAMESFIKTSEFENVAFKSEKELEEGTFGQLLIIGRKITRKEDVTDNDWQFVKEFYANLIDTNKELTIEGVKVFEKLWSNLIYQTISQKDFYIKEGISDILKAIHLGFAQSITIDEDFKRVNGEKTFKNGINGKIVLPKELFVDDEIYENKTIAKASTETKLSKATEFRLITEAQANTLVQSTVLKKENLKKLESELKTFQKSYYKQKELAYKASFDSYLEENKTVLDEYGKISEEIEHLVALKTPEEELKPLYEKMNSLVIASHEFAYKNEIDLAEFNAKLSSNSFDTMIERVSKSETKNLSEQKSTQNLEIISSREMRIGASLIKIDDAYETLDDVITKIQDEISSLTQITLDNTPLVQEHYINLGGATIPINQNIERTPLAYAAIANIDRSGSFISFSFEVENATWNVASAKIVADTDYGHFEETYSNLLVRNNKIVFPPILVKKFKASPSFKIEIIFTNEREATAQIDNVEYNTVKTGMLLFKTIDGNTSHSGNTKRENFGIKRLGIADYLKVVQSVHAYVPGLVSNIENVMASELRHKSSVSRDYSEVTDTTSKSQENEKLSDTSKTSRTDMQSEIAKEIDKQKSITANTRFSYNTGVYNFEISGGFANNTAQHDSTRQAVTKSQEVTEKAMEKVLTKISEERIQKIIKEYTETNVHEFDNRGKVTETDNAEAAQPKHISGVYRWIDVKYKNQIYNYGKRTMFEFMIPEPAKLHRLALATSKGQILTAPIDPRKAEGEWNMPDTKKVTKELLEYWAQIYKVELTSILPNTKQVQHQAISRPDTDNNFGIHYTRFDIPENYIGKNAKFICRSSRNRGGGWSGSRYSEVLYTNFKGGFIGGNWRGDINCEQHEFGLNVNGSVDFGVKGHNVDNYNVTVIVNCELSSQYIEQWKTENFNAIIAAYEEAYNNFKEEQIKLDEEQKIKEQEAKDKMGQFYRYMEHDVLKHNCIAYLLQDYANILGTSFTQGEKMEDFQVHLGEDLDKYTALAKFMEQAFEWEVMDYTFYSYYWAKREMWKEMYISDSIDPLFRSFLQAGLARVIVTVKPGFEDAVQFFMTTGKIWNGGEVPVIGDPLYMSIVDEMRAPVGEPQGKYWITKLPSTLTILQDKSTGLPVERPLPIFPVNDPEKCENPNELENNSSFRLDEANLLRSDKTESTLPKN, encoded by the coding sequence ATGTCAACAAAAAATGATGCGTCACAAACGCTATTCAGAATGGTGAGTTTAAGAAACCCACAATTAACAGAAATTAAAAGCAGGAATTTAGGCTTTATTCAAAGACCAAATGGAGCAACAGGTATATTTGATGTCGTTATTAAAAATCGACCAGCAAATAGCACAAAAATTAGCGCTATGGAAAGTTTTATCAAAACTTCAGAATTTGAAAATGTTGCTTTCAAATCAGAAAAAGAATTAGAAGAAGGAACATTTGGTCAATTATTAATCATTGGAAGAAAAATAACAAGAAAAGAAGATGTAACAGATAACGATTGGCAATTTGTTAAAGAATTTTATGCGAATTTAATAGACACAAATAAGGAACTTACTATTGAAGGGGTTAAAGTATTTGAAAAACTTTGGAGCAACTTGATTTATCAAACAATTTCGCAAAAAGACTTCTACATTAAAGAAGGCATTTCTGATATTTTAAAGGCAATCCATTTAGGTTTTGCCCAGAGTATTACCATTGATGAAGACTTTAAAAGAGTGAATGGAGAAAAGACATTCAAAAATGGAATAAATGGTAAAATTGTTTTACCAAAAGAATTGTTTGTAGATGATGAAATTTATGAAAACAAAACAATTGCCAAAGCAAGTACGGAAACAAAATTATCTAAAGCAACCGAGTTTCGATTAATCACCGAAGCACAAGCGAATACATTAGTACAAAGTACCGTTCTAAAAAAAGAGAACCTTAAAAAGTTAGAAAGCGAATTAAAAACATTTCAAAAATCATACTATAAGCAAAAAGAACTAGCATATAAAGCATCGTTTGACAGTTATCTTGAAGAAAATAAAACAGTACTAGATGAATATGGAAAAATTTCGGAGGAAATTGAGCATCTTGTTGCGCTAAAAACACCCGAAGAAGAATTAAAACCTTTGTATGAAAAAATGAACAGTCTAGTCATTGCTTCACATGAATTTGCTTATAAAAATGAAATTGATTTAGCAGAATTTAATGCTAAACTGTCATCAAATTCATTTGACACAATGATAGAAAGAGTTTCAAAATCAGAAACAAAAAACCTTTCAGAACAAAAAAGTACACAAAATCTAGAAATTATTTCTAGTAGAGAAATGCGTATTGGAGCGAGCTTAATTAAAATAGATGATGCATATGAAACCTTAGATGATGTAATAACAAAAATTCAAGATGAAATTTCAAGTTTAACACAAATTACACTTGACAATACACCTTTAGTGCAAGAACACTATATTAATTTAGGAGGCGCAACCATACCTATCAATCAAAATATTGAAAGGACACCACTTGCTTATGCAGCTATTGCAAATATTGACCGATCGGGGTCATTTATAAGTTTTTCATTTGAAGTAGAAAATGCTACTTGGAACGTTGCATCTGCTAAAATTGTTGCCGATACAGATTATGGTCATTTTGAAGAAACATATAGCAACTTACTTGTAAGAAACAACAAAATCGTTTTCCCTCCAATTTTAGTTAAAAAGTTCAAGGCATCTCCAAGTTTTAAAATTGAAATTATTTTTACAAATGAAAGAGAAGCAACTGCACAAATAGACAATGTTGAGTACAATACTGTAAAAACAGGAATGTTACTATTCAAAACTATTGATGGAAACACATCACATTCGGGAAATACCAAAAGAGAAAACTTTGGAATTAAACGATTAGGTATTGCCGATTATCTAAAGGTGGTTCAAAGCGTACACGCGTATGTACCAGGCCTGGTTTCTAACATAGAAAATGTGATGGCTAGTGAGCTAAGACATAAATCTTCTGTTTCTAGAGATTATTCAGAGGTAACCGATACAACTTCAAAATCTCAAGAAAACGAAAAACTTTCGGATACATCTAAAACCTCAAGAACCGATATGCAAAGTGAAATTGCGAAAGAAATTGATAAACAAAAAAGCATTACTGCTAACACAAGGTTTAGCTATAATACTGGAGTTTACAATTTCGAAATATCCGGAGGCTTTGCGAATAATACTGCTCAACATGACAGCACACGTCAGGCTGTAACTAAATCGCAAGAAGTTACAGAAAAAGCGATGGAAAAGGTGTTGACTAAAATTTCGGAAGAGCGTATACAAAAAATTATTAAAGAATATACCGAAACAAACGTTCACGAATTTGACAACAGAGGAAAAGTTACCGAAACCGACAATGCGGAAGCAGCACAGCCTAAGCATATTTCAGGAGTTTATCGTTGGATTGACGTTAAATATAAAAATCAGATTTATAACTACGGTAAGCGCACCATGTTTGAATTTATGATACCAGAGCCAGCAAAACTTCATCGACTAGCATTGGCTACATCAAAAGGTCAAATTCTTACAGCTCCAATCGATCCAAGAAAGGCAGAAGGAGAATGGAATATGCCTGATACTAAAAAAGTAACTAAAGAATTGCTTGAATATTGGGCACAAATTTATAAAGTGGAGTTAACATCAATTTTACCAAACACGAAACAGGTACAACATCAAGCAATTAGCCGTCCAGATACAGATAATAATTTTGGAATACACTATACTCGCTTTGATATTCCAGAAAATTATATAGGTAAAAACGCAAAATTTATTTGTAGATCATCTAGAAATAGAGGTGGTGGCTGGTCAGGATCTCGTTATTCAGAAGTATTGTATACCAACTTTAAAGGGGGATTTATAGGAGGTAATTGGCGTGGTGATATTAATTGTGAACAACATGAATTTGGGTTGAATGTAAATGGCAGTGTTGACTTTGGAGTAAAAGGGCATAATGTTGACAATTATAATGTTACCGTAATTGTAAATTGTGAATTGAGCAGTCAATACATTGAGCAATGGAAAACCGAAAACTTCAATGCTATCATTGCTGCCTATGAAGAAGCGTATAATAATTTTAAAGAAGAACAAATCAAACTTGACGAAGAGCAAAAGATAAAAGAACAAGAAGCAAAAGATAAAATGGGGCAGTTTTATCGCTACATGGAACACGATGTATTAAAACACAATTGTATTGCTTATTTATTGCAAGATTATGCTAACATTTTAGGGACTAGCTTTACGCAAGGAGAAAAAATGGAAGATTTTCAAGTTCATTTGGGAGAAGACCTAGACAAATATACCGCTTTAGCCAAGTTCATGGAACAAGCTTTTGAATGGGAAGTTATGGATTACACTTTTTACTCCTACTATTGGGCAAAAAGAGAAATGTGGAAAGAAATGTACATTTCAGATTCAATAGATCCTTTGTTTAGAAGTTTTTTACAAGCAGGTTTAGCCAGAGTTATTGTAACGGTAAAGCCAGGATTTGAAGATGCTGTACAATTCTTCATGACCACAGGTAAAATATGGAACGGTGGAGAAGTGCCAGTTATTGGTGATCCACTATACATGAGCATTGTAGACGAAATGAGAGCTCCAGTAGGCGAACCACAAGGGAAATACTGGATTACCAAACTTCCTTCTACTTTAACCATCCTACAAGATAAGTCAACTGGTTTACCTGTAGAGAGACCTTTACCTATTTTCCCTGTAAATGATCCTGAAAAATGTGAGAATCCAAACGAGTTAGAAAATAATTCTAGCTTTAGATTGGACGAAGCAAATTTGTTAAGATCTGATAAAACTGAAAGTACGTTACCTAAAAATTAG